Below is a genomic region from Helicobacter pylori.
AAGCCAACCGCTTTTTGTAAATGCCTGTAAAATTCCGCTTCTTGTTTGATTTGTTGCGTTTCTTCTTTAGAATAAATGGGCTTTTCTAAGTTGTTCAATTCCACAAACATTCTTAAAAATGCGCCAACAAGCTGGTAAAACAACCACCTTTTTTGAGCGTTTTTTTCTAAATCGTTCCCACAAAAATAAGCGATATAATCCTCTTCATCTTTTGGCTCTTTCACGCTTTCACAAAGCGATTTTAACTGATCTCTGGCTTCTTCTAATTTTTTCTTAATCTTTTGGGCTTTGTCAGAGATAAGCCCTTGAATGTCTTCTCTTTCATAGTTTTCAAACGCTTTATTAGTGTAATCGCTGTGCGCTTCTTGTAAGCTATCAAACAAATCCTTATAGTCTATGATACAGCCAAAATCCTTATCTTCGCTATCTAATCTATTCACCCTGCACACCGCTTGAAAAAGCCCATGATCTTGCATTTTCTTATCCATGTATAAATAAGTGAGGCTTGGCGCATCAAAACCGGTCAATAGCTTATCCACCACGATCAATAGTTTCATTCTAGAAGGCTCATTAATAAAACGCTCTTTAACTTTTTCTTCAAACTCTTTGATTTTATTAAGGGCTTTTTTCTCATCTTTTTCATCAAAAAAGTTTTGCAGCATTTTGCAATAAGTGCGGTATTTGTAACTCTCTTCGCTCTCATCGCTCCCGCAATCTTTCAGATCAGCGATATTGGGTTCATAGCTTGTGATCACAGCCACCTTATCCTTTAATTCTGTTTCTAAAAAGAGTTCAAAATACCGGCATGCGTTATACACGCTTTCAGCCACCAGCATGGCATTCCCCTTTCCATTCTTTAATCTTGGGAGTTTTGCCATATCCAATACAATATCTTGCACAATACGAGCTAATCTGTCTTTAGTGGAAAAAACTTTTTGCAAATTAACCCATTTCTTTTTAAGCTCTGTTTTAGCCGCATCATTCAAGTTTTGGGTCTTTAATTCAAAATATTCGTCTAGCTTTTCAGGGCTACTGACATATTGATCCACGCTCCTGGCTTCATAATTTAAATCTAACACCACTTTATCGCTAACGGCTTCATTAAATTTATAGCAATGGATATAATCCCCAAACACTTCCTGGCTTGTCTTTTTATCTTGTTTCAACAAAGGCGTGCCGCTAAAGGCGATAAAAATCGCATTAGGGAGCAGGCTTTTCATGGCGTTGTGCAATTTGCCGCTTTGGGTTCTGTGGCATTCATCCACTAAAACAATCCATTCCTTTAAAACAGGTTGCTTTTTTAAATCTTCTAAATCGTTGTCATCAAATTTATGCACAAGCGATCCGACCAAAGATTCCTTATTTTCAAACAGCACGCTCAATAAATCCTTCTTGCTGTCGGCGCGATAAATGGTCTCGCCTATTCCTTCAAACACGCCTTGAATTTGAGCGTCTAATTCCCTCCTGTCTGTAACGATTAAAATCCTTGCTTGTTTTCTATTCCTTATTAGCCATCGAGCAAGCCACACCATAGTAAGACTCTTACCGCTGCCTTGCGTGTGCCAGATAATCCCCCCTTCTTTTCTTTTGATAAA
It encodes:
- a CDS encoding type I restriction endonuclease subunit R, whose product is MKTEKEVQKQVIETFKSMGYVYLGDLIKSDNENINKESLKAWLIKNQKINDERWHKIEQKIHKALKNDLYEANQEFYELLIYGVKTKISQNENTQTTYLIDWKDISKNEFSVAEEVSVKGPNMKRPDIVLYVNGIALGVLELKKSSVSVESGIRQNLDNQKKEFIRDFFKTIQLVMAGNESQGLKYGVIETEEKYYLSWKEEGVLKNLFETIERFLKKERFLEFIHDFLIFDKGQKKCARFHQYFAIKKTQEFIKRKEGGIIWHTQGSGKSLTMVWLARWLIRNRKQARILIVTDRRELDAQIQGVFEGIGETIYRADSKKDLLSVLFENKESLVGSLVHKFDDNDLEDLKKQPVLKEWIVLVDECHRTQSGKLHNAMKSLLPNAIFIAFSGTPLLKQDKKTSQEVFGDYIHCYKFNEAVSDKVVLDLNYEARSVDQYVSSPEKLDEYFELKTQNLNDAAKTELKKKWVNLQKVFSTKDRLARIVQDIVLDMAKLPRLKNGKGNAMLVAESVYNACRYFELFLETELKDKVAVITSYEPNIADLKDCGSDESEESYKYRTYCKMLQNFFDEKDEKKALNKIKEFEEKVKERFINEPSRMKLLIVVDKLLTGFDAPSLTYLYMDKKMQDHGLFQAVCRVNRLDSEDKDFGCIIDYKDLFDSLQEAHSDYTNKAFENYEREDIQGLISDKAQKIKKKLEEARDQLKSLCESVKEPKDEEDYIAYFCGNDLEKNAQKRWLFYQLVGAFLRMFVELNNLEKPIYSKEETQQIKQEAEFYRHLQKAVGLSSGDSVDLKSYSEEMRRILDAYIKTTDSEVLFQIEDQGLCEVLAQMDIDDFNKALSQAFKNESSMAESIANNTKKRIIEKEASDPKYYEKLSSLLNDLILQFREKKLTYLEYLQQIHDLAKKVIDKEDRNYPKKINTNALKTLYDNLDENEALSLEIDACIRGNKKDGWVGHNQKEKNLKIALRKIINDEGLLENVFNLAKHIEEYH